From Cloacibacillus sp., the proteins below share one genomic window:
- a CDS encoding 4Fe-4S dicluster domain-containing protein: MKRIFIDADKCDGCMNCSLACMNAHRRDGIDNIYSLDLNDPENESRNFILQDGEKHYRPLFCRHCDEPMCVVSCMSGAMRKNPETGLVEYDEAKCGACYMCVMNCPYGVPKPDTATRSVVIKCDFCAGKDEGPSCVRACPKEAIYLKEVE, translated from the coding sequence ATGAAACGTATCTTTATTGACGCCGATAAGTGCGACGGGTGCATGAACTGTTCTCTTGCGTGTATGAACGCCCACCGCAGGGACGGGATAGATAACATCTATTCCCTTGATTTGAACGACCCTGAGAATGAGAGCCGCAATTTTATTCTGCAGGACGGTGAGAAGCATTACCGCCCGCTCTTCTGCCGCCACTGCGACGAGCCTATGTGTGTCGTGAGCTGCATGAGCGGCGCGATGCGCAAGAATCCCGAGACTGGGCTTGTCGAGTATGACGAGGCTAAGTGCGGCGCCTGCTATATGTGCGTCATGAACTGCCCTTACGGCGTGCCGAAACCGGATACCGCGACGCGCAGCGTTGTGATAAAGTGTGACTTCTGCGCCGGTAAGGATGAGGGGCCGAGCTGTGTGCGGGCCTGCCCTAAAGAGGCAATCTACCTTAAGGAGGTGGAGTAG
- a CDS encoding FAD-dependent oxidoreductase, producing MRHLVIGASAAGIPAARKIRELRPDDEITVVAKDAAVHSRCMLHHFLGGRKSAEEINFAGADFFEKNNIRFIAEEEITSVLPAENCAVGRKSGKLPYDALLITTGARFFIPPIPGFREAKNVYGLRDLSDAQKIKDAARGAKECVIVGSGLVGLDAAYALCELGIKCRVVEMEDRICPLQLDAVAAAPYQRLFEEVGCEFFLAKKAAGSEVDDGGRMRVVLLESGERLPADFVIVTAGVRPNIEFLEGSGVVTDRCVKVDDYMRTNIANIWAAGDVAGLSGIWPNAALQGETAARNICGGAVKYADRYAMKNTMNFFGLMTLSLGPNTAEAGDDVLVSEWRRGYTKAVIRGGRLAHLTMQGDISNTGFWQELVKRGVKVKDSDKPLHRLSYADFWHYDEADGEYRWD from the coding sequence ATGAGACATCTTGTCATCGGAGCTTCCGCCGCCGGTATTCCCGCGGCGAGAAAGATCCGCGAACTGCGCCCGGACGATGAAATCACGGTAGTGGCGAAGGACGCCGCCGTTCACTCGCGCTGTATGCTCCACCATTTTCTTGGCGGACGGAAGAGCGCGGAGGAGATAAATTTTGCGGGCGCGGATTTTTTTGAGAAGAACAATATCCGCTTCATTGCGGAGGAGGAGATAACGTCCGTCCTTCCGGCGGAGAACTGCGCCGTCGGCAGGAAATCGGGCAAACTGCCCTATGACGCTCTGCTGATAACCACGGGGGCGCGTTTCTTCATCCCGCCGATCCCCGGCTTCCGGGAGGCGAAGAACGTCTATGGCCTGCGCGACCTCTCGGACGCGCAGAAGATAAAGGATGCCGCGCGCGGCGCGAAGGAATGCGTCATCGTCGGCTCTGGCCTCGTCGGCCTTGACGCCGCCTACGCCCTCTGCGAACTTGGTATCAAGTGCCGGGTCGTCGAGATGGAGGACCGCATCTGCCCGCTTCAGCTCGACGCCGTGGCCGCCGCCCCCTATCAGCGGCTCTTTGAGGAGGTCGGCTGTGAATTTTTTCTCGCGAAAAAGGCAGCCGGCTCCGAGGTGGATGATGGGGGCAGGATGCGCGTAGTGCTGCTTGAGAGCGGCGAACGGCTGCCTGCCGATTTTGTGATCGTTACGGCGGGAGTGCGCCCCAACATCGAATTTCTTGAGGGCAGCGGCGTCGTCACCGACCGCTGTGTGAAGGTCGACGACTATATGCGCACGAACATCGCCAACATATGGGCCGCGGGAGACGTCGCCGGGCTCTCTGGCATCTGGCCCAACGCCGCGCTGCAGGGGGAGACGGCGGCGCGCAATATCTGCGGCGGGGCGGTGAAGTATGCCGACCGCTACGCAATGAAAAATACGATGAATTTCTTTGGCCTGATGACGCTTTCGCTGGGGCCCAACACGGCGGAGGCTGGCGACGATGTGCTGGTCAGCGAATGGCGCCGTGGGTATACAAAGGCGGTCATACGCGGCGGCAGGCTTGCCCACCTTACGATGCAGGGCGATATTTCAAACACTGGATTCTGGCAGGAGCTTGTCAAGCGCGGCGTTAAGGTGAAGGACTCAGACAAGCCCCTGCACCGCCTGAGCTACGCGGACTTCTGGCACTATGACGAAGCGGACGGAGAGTACCGCTGGGATTAA
- the rimP gene encoding ribosome maturation factor RimP, producing the protein MNREKYSEIHGALYQRAESLGYECAGFEIVSEAGMDILRLYLEMPGGIDIEDCERVSREVSEYLDTIESDLPERYFLEISSPGLERPLFVIEDYRRFEGKEAQIYLKKGGRTLKGALSGTTPDDEVIITTSEGERRISFDDIKRAHLIYIPQTGQKKTFKKIPKKKK; encoded by the coding sequence TTGAACCGGGAAAAATACAGCGAAATACACGGCGCCCTCTACCAGCGCGCCGAATCGCTCGGATATGAGTGCGCCGGCTTTGAGATAGTCTCGGAGGCGGGCATGGATATCCTCCGCCTGTACCTGGAAATGCCTGGCGGCATAGATATAGAGGACTGCGAGCGTGTCTCACGGGAGGTCAGCGAATACCTCGACACGATAGAGAGCGACCTGCCGGAAAGGTATTTTCTGGAGATCAGCTCTCCCGGCCTTGAGCGTCCGCTCTTCGTCATTGAGGATTATCGGCGCTTTGAAGGTAAAGAGGCGCAGATATATCTGAAAAAGGGAGGCCGCACGCTGAAGGGAGCACTTTCGGGAACTACGCCGGATGATGAGGTGATCATCACAACCTCCGAGGGAGAGCGGCGCATCTCGTTCGACGATATAAAACGGGCTCATCTAATCTATATTCCGCAGACGGGCCAGAAAAAAACCTTTAAAAAGATACCGAAAAAGAAAAAATAA